A region from the Pelodiscus sinensis isolate JC-2024 chromosome 11, ASM4963464v1, whole genome shotgun sequence genome encodes:
- the LOC106732466 gene encoding uncharacterized protein LOC106732466 isoform X2: protein MSWPGEAWQEGLPARALQGVRELEQRLEWATKERVQKQAQLDTLEAALHKQRQKHEEERGTWALLAQERRDLAEACERLERGRQQLSRELQAKGAQLSQLEGQLGRATQRIEELEEELRRCQAELDNLRLSTSLTHCWAPHREGPELGTWGQLPRLENRSQMPSMRLQPSSLTLEEEQPLHHRGAWHSVPPGGPAPPEDSQGIPPPGEEPREENEGPGCGPPDTEAWESRGQLQSVQQELAQCTEQRDQAVSKVSALQGRVQQLLEELRGQRQKAGAAQRRLEQQERKHHQELAELEQRHREELKRGPKSDIPVPPTHPPDKGRGGSAWRPPGCGPRSLSTSRLERAPEKREAAGKVRGPSARGPRAMGTVKRGREPGAPAELLVLRAEVLELRQHLATSESLRKRLLETCCQLRQGAQDQAEEHWALAQIPPAQDATTEHKEEETQKLLRELGPGLAKAERVELQALVTEEEAKAWGAPGPGLPGREAQEVEELQVLRGELRALSQGKAEAEAQAVQAQERLRWLQETLGLQTERLALACEAQSRHVAELLTEGHEREQELERLGQALGEASWARGQLEAEVRQLRALLGRETPPTSPHEPPSTVPEPGPSELPPTASCPSPPFSTVPGSSPAELPGTGSLKSSPTAPQPNFLELPLSVPEASPPEMPLRVPEPGSSELLPAAPPSSFPQLPPTDPEPGSPQLPPTDPEPGSPQLPPTDPEPGSPQLPPTDPRPSRPEPLSIVPEPRSPEMPPTHPELSPLESSVTVLESSPPELPPTLSELPPIVPESGSSKLASPTPPELPCSPELPLPALELAVTSKMWAPSIDPPLLMDKQAWHSEQVQQWEPQRPAGQAGLQKQEVLSHLLQENQALRTELMLWQSQGQAECAMSTMGDRQYQETSATLPSVPLRDRGCGDLAYVLQTPWPGTRDAQTQTEGSVWGGRRREFISVAFDHTHYEPYGLPEVVMKGFADIPSGPSCPYVLRRGILGSTPLAQLMPRAEPEEDPTEPDMGTSV from the exons ATGAGCTGGCCAGGCGAGGCTTGGCAGGAGGGGCTGCCAGCACGGGCACTGCAGGGGgtgagggagctggagcagcgTCTGGAGTGGGCCACCAAGGAGCGGGTCCAGAAGCAGGCACAGCTTGACACACTGGAGGCCGCACTGCACAAGCAGAGGCAGAAG CACGAGGAGGAGCGTGGCACGTGGGCGCTGCTGGCCCAGGAGcggagggacctggctgaggcCTGCGAGCGGCTGGAGCGCGGGCGCCAGCAGCTGAGCCGCGAACTCCAGGCCAAGGGGGCACAGCTGAGCCAGCTAGAAGGGCAGCTGGGCCGGGCCACCCAGCGCATTGAGGAGTTGGAGGAGGAATTGCGGAG GTGCCAGGCAGAGCTGGATAACCTGCGGTTGAGCACCTCTCTGACCCATTGCTGGGCCCCCCACAGGGAAG GGCCTGAGCTGGGCACATGGGGACAACTCCCCCGACTAGAGAACAGATCCCAAATGCCCAGCATGAGA TTGCAGCCCAGCAGCCTCACACTGGAGGAGGAGCAGCCTCTGCATCACAGGGGTGCCTGGCACAGTGTCCctcctgggggccctgctcccccagagGACAGCCAGGGGATCCCACCCCCTGGGGAGGAACCTAGAGAAGAGAATGAAG GGCCAGGATGCGGCCCCCCTGACACGGAGGCCTGGGAATCAAGGGGCCAACTGCAGTCGGTGCAGCAAGAACTGGCCCAGTGCACAGAGCAGCGGGACCAGGCAGTCAGTAAG GTGAGTGCCCTGCAAGGGCGAGTGCAGCAGCTGTTGGAGGAGCTTAGGGGCCAGAGACAAAAAGCAGGGGCCGCGCAGCGCCgcctggagcagcaggagaggaAGCACCACCAG GAGctggcagagctggagcagcgcCATCGGGAGGAACTGAAGCGGGGCCCCAAGTCGgacatccctgtgccccccacccacccacccgacAAG ggccgggggggatcAGCGTGGCGCCCCCCAGGCTGTGGCCCGCGCAGCCTCAGCACCTCCCGGCTGGAGAGGGCACCCGAGAAACGAGAGGCAGCTGGAAAGGTCAGAG GTCCCTCAGCCCGGGGTCCCCGAGCCATGGGCACTGTGAagcggggccgggagccaggtgcccctgcagagctgctggtccTGAGGGCTGAGGTGTTGGAGCTGCGCCAGCACCTGGCTACCTCTGAGAGTCTGCGCAAGCGGTTGCTGgaaacctgctgccagctgcgCCAAGGCGCCCAAGACCAGGCTGAGGAGCACTGGGCACTGGCTCAGATTCCACCGGCCCAGGATGCCACCACGGAGCACAAGGAGGAAGAGACTCAGAAGCTGCTCAGGGAGCTGGGACCTGGTCTGGCCAAAGCGGAGAGGGTggagctgcaggccctggttacGGAGGAGGAGGCTAAGGCTTGGGGGGCACCAGGGCCCGGCCTGcctgggagggaggctcaggaggtggaggagctgcaggtgctgcGAGGGGAGTTGAGGGCACTGTCCCAGGGCAAGGCTGAGGCAGAGGCCCAGGCAGTTCAAGCCCAGGAGCGGCTGCGGTGGCTCCAGGAAACGCTGGGGTTGCAGACTGAGCGGCTGGCGCTGGCCTGCGAGGCCCAGAGCCGGCATGTGGCAGAGCTGCTGACTGAGGGACACGAGcgagagcaggagctggagcgCCTGGGCCAGGCGCTGGGGGAGGCGAGTTGGGCACGTGGGCAGCTGGAGGCTGAGGTGAGGCAGCTGCGGGCATTGCTGGGGAGGGAAACACCTCCCACTAGCCCCCATGAGCCACCCTCCACAGTCCCGGAGCCTGGACCCTCTGAACTGCCCCCCACAGCCTCATGTCCCAGCCCCCCATTTTCCACAGTCCCAGGATCCAGCCCTGCTGAGTtgcctggcactggctcccttAAATcatcccccacagccccacaacCCAACTTCCTTGAGCTGCCTCTCTCAGTCCCAGAGGCCAGCCCCCCTGAGATGCCCCTTAGAGTCCCAGAGCCTGGATCCTctgagctgctcccagcagccccaCCATCCAGCTTCCCTCAGCTGCCCCCAACAGACCCAGAGCCTGGATCCCCTCAGCTGCCCCCAACAGACCCAGAGCCTGGATCCCCTCAGCTGCCCCCAACAGACCCAGAGCCTGGATCCCCTCAGCTGCCCCCAACAGACCCACGGCCTAGCCGCCCTGAACCACTCTCCATAGTCCCAGAACCCAGATCCCCTGAGatgccccccacacacccagAGCTCAGCCCCCTTGAGTCATCTGTCACAGTCctagagtccagcccccctgaGCTGCCTCCCACACTCTCTGAGCTGCCTCCCATAGTCCCAGAGTCTGGCTCCTCTAAGTtggcctctcccacccctcctgaGCTGCCATGTTCCCCGGagttgcccctccctgccctggagtTGGCTGTGACTAGCAAGATGTGGGCTCCCTCCATAGACCCTCCCCTGCTGATGGATAAGCAGGCTTGGCACAGTGAGCAGGTACAGCAGTGGGAGCCACAGaggccagcaggccaggctggaTTGCAGAAGCAG GAGGTGCTGTCCCACCTGCTGCAGGAGAACCAGGCCCTGCGGACTGAGCTGATGCTGTGGCAGTCCCAGGGCCAAGCAGAATGTGCCATGTCTACCATGGGAGACAGACAATACCAGGAGACGTCAGCCACCCTGCCATCAGTGCCCCTCAGAGACAGAGGCTGTGGGGACCTTGCTTATG TTCTCCAGACTCCCTGGCCGGGGACACGGGATGCCCAGACCCAGACAGAGGGGTCGGTGTGGGGTGGGCGCCGCAGAGAGTTCATCTCAGTGGCCTTTGACCACACTCATTATGAGCCCTATGGGTTGCCTGAGGTCGTCATGAAGG
- the LOC106732466 gene encoding uncharacterized protein LOC106732466 isoform X1, whose product MSWPGEAWQEGLPARALQGVRELEQRLEWATKERVQKQAQLDTLEAALHKQRQKHEEERGTWALLAQERRDLAEACERLERGRQQLSRELQAKGAQLSQLEGQLGRATQRIEELEEELRRCQAELDNLRLSTSLTHCWAPHREGPELGTWGQLPRLENRSQMPSMRLQPSSLTLEEEQPLHHRGAWHSVPPGGPAPPEDSQGIPPPGEEPREENEGPGCGPPDTEAWESRGQLQSVQQELAQCTEQRDQAVSKVSALQGRVQQLLEELRGQRQKAGAAQRRLEQQERKHHQELAELEQRHREELKRGPKSDIPVPPTHPPDKQGRGGSAWRPPGCGPRSLSTSRLERAPEKREAAGKVRGPSARGPRAMGTVKRGREPGAPAELLVLRAEVLELRQHLATSESLRKRLLETCCQLRQGAQDQAEEHWALAQIPPAQDATTEHKEEETQKLLRELGPGLAKAERVELQALVTEEEAKAWGAPGPGLPGREAQEVEELQVLRGELRALSQGKAEAEAQAVQAQERLRWLQETLGLQTERLALACEAQSRHVAELLTEGHEREQELERLGQALGEASWARGQLEAEVRQLRALLGRETPPTSPHEPPSTVPEPGPSELPPTASCPSPPFSTVPGSSPAELPGTGSLKSSPTAPQPNFLELPLSVPEASPPEMPLRVPEPGSSELLPAAPPSSFPQLPPTDPEPGSPQLPPTDPEPGSPQLPPTDPEPGSPQLPPTDPRPSRPEPLSIVPEPRSPEMPPTHPELSPLESSVTVLESSPPELPPTLSELPPIVPESGSSKLASPTPPELPCSPELPLPALELAVTSKMWAPSIDPPLLMDKQAWHSEQVQQWEPQRPAGQAGLQKQEVLSHLLQENQALRTELMLWQSQGQAECAMSTMGDRQYQETSATLPSVPLRDRGCGDLAYVLQTPWPGTRDAQTQTEGSVWGGRRREFISVAFDHTHYEPYGLPEVVMKGFADIPSGPSCPYVLRRGILGSTPLAQLMPRAEPEEDPTEPDMGTSV is encoded by the exons ATGAGCTGGCCAGGCGAGGCTTGGCAGGAGGGGCTGCCAGCACGGGCACTGCAGGGGgtgagggagctggagcagcgTCTGGAGTGGGCCACCAAGGAGCGGGTCCAGAAGCAGGCACAGCTTGACACACTGGAGGCCGCACTGCACAAGCAGAGGCAGAAG CACGAGGAGGAGCGTGGCACGTGGGCGCTGCTGGCCCAGGAGcggagggacctggctgaggcCTGCGAGCGGCTGGAGCGCGGGCGCCAGCAGCTGAGCCGCGAACTCCAGGCCAAGGGGGCACAGCTGAGCCAGCTAGAAGGGCAGCTGGGCCGGGCCACCCAGCGCATTGAGGAGTTGGAGGAGGAATTGCGGAG GTGCCAGGCAGAGCTGGATAACCTGCGGTTGAGCACCTCTCTGACCCATTGCTGGGCCCCCCACAGGGAAG GGCCTGAGCTGGGCACATGGGGACAACTCCCCCGACTAGAGAACAGATCCCAAATGCCCAGCATGAGA TTGCAGCCCAGCAGCCTCACACTGGAGGAGGAGCAGCCTCTGCATCACAGGGGTGCCTGGCACAGTGTCCctcctgggggccctgctcccccagagGACAGCCAGGGGATCCCACCCCCTGGGGAGGAACCTAGAGAAGAGAATGAAG GGCCAGGATGCGGCCCCCCTGACACGGAGGCCTGGGAATCAAGGGGCCAACTGCAGTCGGTGCAGCAAGAACTGGCCCAGTGCACAGAGCAGCGGGACCAGGCAGTCAGTAAG GTGAGTGCCCTGCAAGGGCGAGTGCAGCAGCTGTTGGAGGAGCTTAGGGGCCAGAGACAAAAAGCAGGGGCCGCGCAGCGCCgcctggagcagcaggagaggaAGCACCACCAG GAGctggcagagctggagcagcgcCATCGGGAGGAACTGAAGCGGGGCCCCAAGTCGgacatccctgtgccccccacccacccacccgacAAG cagggccgggggggatcAGCGTGGCGCCCCCCAGGCTGTGGCCCGCGCAGCCTCAGCACCTCCCGGCTGGAGAGGGCACCCGAGAAACGAGAGGCAGCTGGAAAGGTCAGAG GTCCCTCAGCCCGGGGTCCCCGAGCCATGGGCACTGTGAagcggggccgggagccaggtgcccctgcagagctgctggtccTGAGGGCTGAGGTGTTGGAGCTGCGCCAGCACCTGGCTACCTCTGAGAGTCTGCGCAAGCGGTTGCTGgaaacctgctgccagctgcgCCAAGGCGCCCAAGACCAGGCTGAGGAGCACTGGGCACTGGCTCAGATTCCACCGGCCCAGGATGCCACCACGGAGCACAAGGAGGAAGAGACTCAGAAGCTGCTCAGGGAGCTGGGACCTGGTCTGGCCAAAGCGGAGAGGGTggagctgcaggccctggttacGGAGGAGGAGGCTAAGGCTTGGGGGGCACCAGGGCCCGGCCTGcctgggagggaggctcaggaggtggaggagctgcaggtgctgcGAGGGGAGTTGAGGGCACTGTCCCAGGGCAAGGCTGAGGCAGAGGCCCAGGCAGTTCAAGCCCAGGAGCGGCTGCGGTGGCTCCAGGAAACGCTGGGGTTGCAGACTGAGCGGCTGGCGCTGGCCTGCGAGGCCCAGAGCCGGCATGTGGCAGAGCTGCTGACTGAGGGACACGAGcgagagcaggagctggagcgCCTGGGCCAGGCGCTGGGGGAGGCGAGTTGGGCACGTGGGCAGCTGGAGGCTGAGGTGAGGCAGCTGCGGGCATTGCTGGGGAGGGAAACACCTCCCACTAGCCCCCATGAGCCACCCTCCACAGTCCCGGAGCCTGGACCCTCTGAACTGCCCCCCACAGCCTCATGTCCCAGCCCCCCATTTTCCACAGTCCCAGGATCCAGCCCTGCTGAGTtgcctggcactggctcccttAAATcatcccccacagccccacaacCCAACTTCCTTGAGCTGCCTCTCTCAGTCCCAGAGGCCAGCCCCCCTGAGATGCCCCTTAGAGTCCCAGAGCCTGGATCCTctgagctgctcccagcagccccaCCATCCAGCTTCCCTCAGCTGCCCCCAACAGACCCAGAGCCTGGATCCCCTCAGCTGCCCCCAACAGACCCAGAGCCTGGATCCCCTCAGCTGCCCCCAACAGACCCAGAGCCTGGATCCCCTCAGCTGCCCCCAACAGACCCACGGCCTAGCCGCCCTGAACCACTCTCCATAGTCCCAGAACCCAGATCCCCTGAGatgccccccacacacccagAGCTCAGCCCCCTTGAGTCATCTGTCACAGTCctagagtccagcccccctgaGCTGCCTCCCACACTCTCTGAGCTGCCTCCCATAGTCCCAGAGTCTGGCTCCTCTAAGTtggcctctcccacccctcctgaGCTGCCATGTTCCCCGGagttgcccctccctgccctggagtTGGCTGTGACTAGCAAGATGTGGGCTCCCTCCATAGACCCTCCCCTGCTGATGGATAAGCAGGCTTGGCACAGTGAGCAGGTACAGCAGTGGGAGCCACAGaggccagcaggccaggctggaTTGCAGAAGCAG GAGGTGCTGTCCCACCTGCTGCAGGAGAACCAGGCCCTGCGGACTGAGCTGATGCTGTGGCAGTCCCAGGGCCAAGCAGAATGTGCCATGTCTACCATGGGAGACAGACAATACCAGGAGACGTCAGCCACCCTGCCATCAGTGCCCCTCAGAGACAGAGGCTGTGGGGACCTTGCTTATG TTCTCCAGACTCCCTGGCCGGGGACACGGGATGCCCAGACCCAGACAGAGGGGTCGGTGTGGGGTGGGCGCCGCAGAGAGTTCATCTCAGTGGCCTTTGACCACACTCATTATGAGCCCTATGGGTTGCCTGAGGTCGTCATGAAGG
- the LOC106732466 gene encoding uncharacterized protein LOC106732466 isoform X3 — MSWPGEAWQEGLPARALQGVRELEQRLEWATKERVQKQAQLDTLEAALHKQRQKHEEERGTWALLAQERRDLAEACERLERGRQQLSRELQAKGAQLSQLEGQLGRATQRIEELEEELRRCQAELDNLRLSTSLTHCWAPHREGPELGTWGQLPRLENRSQMPSMRLQPSSLTLEEEQPLHHRGAWHSVPPGGPAPPEDSQGIPPPGEEPREENEGPGCGPPDTEAWESRGQLQSVQQELAQCTEQRDQAVSKVSALQGRVQQLLEELRGQRQKAGAAQRRLEQQERKHHQELAELEQRHREELKRGPKSDIPVPPTHPPDKQGRGGSAWRPPGCGPRSLSTSRLERAPEKREAAGKVRGPSARGPRAMGTVKRGREPGAPAELLVLRAEVLELRQHLATSESLRKRLLETCCQLRQGAQDQAEEHWALAQIPPAQDATTEHKEEETQKLLRELGPGLAKAERVELQALVTEEEAKAWGAPGPGLPGREAQEVEELQVLRGELRALSQGKAEAEAQAVQAQERLRWLQETLGLQTERLALACEAQSRHVAELLTEGHEREQELERLGQALGEASWARGQLEAEVRQLRALLGRETPPTSPHEPPSTVPEPGPSELPPTASCPSPPFSTVPGSSPAELPGTGSLKSSPTAPQPNFLELPLSVPEASPPEMPLRVPEPGSSELLPAAPPSSFPQLPPTDPEPGSPQLPPTDPEPGSPQLPPTDPEPGSPQLPPTDPRPSRPEPLSIVPEPRSPEMPPTHPELSPLESSVTVLESSPPELPPTLSELPPIVPESGSSKLASPTPPELPCSPELPLPALELAVTSKMWAPSIDPPLLMDKQAWHSEQVQQWEPQRPAGQAGLQKQVSKLVGGQFPQFPPSHTPFA; from the exons ATGAGCTGGCCAGGCGAGGCTTGGCAGGAGGGGCTGCCAGCACGGGCACTGCAGGGGgtgagggagctggagcagcgTCTGGAGTGGGCCACCAAGGAGCGGGTCCAGAAGCAGGCACAGCTTGACACACTGGAGGCCGCACTGCACAAGCAGAGGCAGAAG CACGAGGAGGAGCGTGGCACGTGGGCGCTGCTGGCCCAGGAGcggagggacctggctgaggcCTGCGAGCGGCTGGAGCGCGGGCGCCAGCAGCTGAGCCGCGAACTCCAGGCCAAGGGGGCACAGCTGAGCCAGCTAGAAGGGCAGCTGGGCCGGGCCACCCAGCGCATTGAGGAGTTGGAGGAGGAATTGCGGAG GTGCCAGGCAGAGCTGGATAACCTGCGGTTGAGCACCTCTCTGACCCATTGCTGGGCCCCCCACAGGGAAG GGCCTGAGCTGGGCACATGGGGACAACTCCCCCGACTAGAGAACAGATCCCAAATGCCCAGCATGAGA TTGCAGCCCAGCAGCCTCACACTGGAGGAGGAGCAGCCTCTGCATCACAGGGGTGCCTGGCACAGTGTCCctcctgggggccctgctcccccagagGACAGCCAGGGGATCCCACCCCCTGGGGAGGAACCTAGAGAAGAGAATGAAG GGCCAGGATGCGGCCCCCCTGACACGGAGGCCTGGGAATCAAGGGGCCAACTGCAGTCGGTGCAGCAAGAACTGGCCCAGTGCACAGAGCAGCGGGACCAGGCAGTCAGTAAG GTGAGTGCCCTGCAAGGGCGAGTGCAGCAGCTGTTGGAGGAGCTTAGGGGCCAGAGACAAAAAGCAGGGGCCGCGCAGCGCCgcctggagcagcaggagaggaAGCACCACCAG GAGctggcagagctggagcagcgcCATCGGGAGGAACTGAAGCGGGGCCCCAAGTCGgacatccctgtgccccccacccacccacccgacAAG cagggccgggggggatcAGCGTGGCGCCCCCCAGGCTGTGGCCCGCGCAGCCTCAGCACCTCCCGGCTGGAGAGGGCACCCGAGAAACGAGAGGCAGCTGGAAAGGTCAGAG GTCCCTCAGCCCGGGGTCCCCGAGCCATGGGCACTGTGAagcggggccgggagccaggtgcccctgcagagctgctggtccTGAGGGCTGAGGTGTTGGAGCTGCGCCAGCACCTGGCTACCTCTGAGAGTCTGCGCAAGCGGTTGCTGgaaacctgctgccagctgcgCCAAGGCGCCCAAGACCAGGCTGAGGAGCACTGGGCACTGGCTCAGATTCCACCGGCCCAGGATGCCACCACGGAGCACAAGGAGGAAGAGACTCAGAAGCTGCTCAGGGAGCTGGGACCTGGTCTGGCCAAAGCGGAGAGGGTggagctgcaggccctggttacGGAGGAGGAGGCTAAGGCTTGGGGGGCACCAGGGCCCGGCCTGcctgggagggaggctcaggaggtggaggagctgcaggtgctgcGAGGGGAGTTGAGGGCACTGTCCCAGGGCAAGGCTGAGGCAGAGGCCCAGGCAGTTCAAGCCCAGGAGCGGCTGCGGTGGCTCCAGGAAACGCTGGGGTTGCAGACTGAGCGGCTGGCGCTGGCCTGCGAGGCCCAGAGCCGGCATGTGGCAGAGCTGCTGACTGAGGGACACGAGcgagagcaggagctggagcgCCTGGGCCAGGCGCTGGGGGAGGCGAGTTGGGCACGTGGGCAGCTGGAGGCTGAGGTGAGGCAGCTGCGGGCATTGCTGGGGAGGGAAACACCTCCCACTAGCCCCCATGAGCCACCCTCCACAGTCCCGGAGCCTGGACCCTCTGAACTGCCCCCCACAGCCTCATGTCCCAGCCCCCCATTTTCCACAGTCCCAGGATCCAGCCCTGCTGAGTtgcctggcactggctcccttAAATcatcccccacagccccacaacCCAACTTCCTTGAGCTGCCTCTCTCAGTCCCAGAGGCCAGCCCCCCTGAGATGCCCCTTAGAGTCCCAGAGCCTGGATCCTctgagctgctcccagcagccccaCCATCCAGCTTCCCTCAGCTGCCCCCAACAGACCCAGAGCCTGGATCCCCTCAGCTGCCCCCAACAGACCCAGAGCCTGGATCCCCTCAGCTGCCCCCAACAGACCCAGAGCCTGGATCCCCTCAGCTGCCCCCAACAGACCCACGGCCTAGCCGCCCTGAACCACTCTCCATAGTCCCAGAACCCAGATCCCCTGAGatgccccccacacacccagAGCTCAGCCCCCTTGAGTCATCTGTCACAGTCctagagtccagcccccctgaGCTGCCTCCCACACTCTCTGAGCTGCCTCCCATAGTCCCAGAGTCTGGCTCCTCTAAGTtggcctctcccacccctcctgaGCTGCCATGTTCCCCGGagttgcccctccctgccctggagtTGGCTGTGACTAGCAAGATGTGGGCTCCCTCCATAGACCCTCCCCTGCTGATGGATAAGCAGGCTTGGCACAGTGAGCAGGTACAGCAGTGGGAGCCACAGaggccagcaggccaggctggaTTGCAGAAGCAGGTGAGTAAGCTTGTGGGAGGGCAGTTCCCCCAATTCCCTCCATCCCATACACCCTTTGCCTGA
- the GPR137 gene encoding integral membrane protein GPR137: MEQTASNLTVIVPAQRLTPAFPPAVKLGLTALYTALYALLFLSVYAQLWLVLLYRHKKLSYQTVFLFLCLLWATLRTTLFSFYFKNTLKANQLGPFLYWLLYCCPVCLQFFTLTLMNLYFAQVVFKAKAKYHPNMTKGLLAVRGACLGTSLLFLTVNVACAFVVRMGQAEPWAVVLTRVLINDSLFVLGAVTLALCLCLVARGSPSTSLYLQAKGTTVCQTAAIGGTMVLLHASRACYNLVALALSSHTRLDSFDYDWYNVSDQADLITDLGDQGYLVFGLILFVWELLPTALLVGFFRVHRPPQDLSAGHIINGQLGGSRSYFFDHPGQYENDGPPRRKGSSLAGRLGSSSWYGAIGRTGRDPDWLGGQPPTTPLLFSQVTVQASHHHSLYSTPQT; this comes from the exons ATGGAGCAAACTGCCAGCAACCTAACAGTGATTGTGCCAGCCCAGCGCCTGACACCAGCCTTCCCTCCGGCAGTCAAGCTGGGGCTCACAGCACTATATACAGCCCTGTATGCTCTACTCTTTCTCTCAGTCTATGCCCAGCTGTGGCTGGTGCTACTCTACCGGCACAAGAAGCTCAGCTATCAGACCGTTTTCCTCTTCCTCTGCCTGCTCTGGGCCACCCTCCGTACCACACTCTTCTCCTTCTACTTCAAGAACACTCTCAAGGCCAACCAGCTGGGCCCTTTCCTCTACTGGCTGCTCTACTGCTGCCCCGTCTGCCTCCAGTTCTTCACTTTGACACTCATGAACCTCTACTTTGCCCAG GTGGTGTTCAAGGCTAAAGCTAAGTACCACCCGAACATGACCAAAGGCCT GCTGGCTGTGCGTGGGGCTTGCCTGGGCACCAGCCTGCTCTTCCTGACCGTGAACGTGGCCTGTGCCTTCGTGGTACGGATGGGGCAGGCCGAGCCCTGGGCCGTGGTGCTAACCCGAGTCCTCATCAACGATTCGCTCTTTGTGCTGGGGGCTGTTACTCTGGCGCTCTGCCTCTGCCTTGTGGCTCGTGGCTCACCAAGCACCAGCCTTTACCTGCAGGCCAAG ggcaccACCGTGTGCCAGACAGCAGCCATTGGTGGCACcatggtgctgctgcatgccagcCGTGCGTGCTATAACCTAGTGGCCCTGGCGTTGAGCTCCCACACCCGGCTGGACTCCTTCGACTACGACTGGTACAATGTCTCAGACCAG gcgGATCTGATCACTGACCTGGGGGACCAAGGATATCTGGTCTTTGGCCTCATCCTCTTTGTGTGGGAGCTGCTGCCAACTGCCCTGCTGGTGGGCTTCTTCCGGGTCCACCGCCCTCCCCAGGACCTG AGTGCTGGCCACATCATCAATGGTCAGCTTGGGGGCTCCCGGTCCTACTTCTTTGACCATCCTGGGCAGTATGAGAACGACGGGCCCCCCCGGAGGAAGGGCAGCAG CCTGGCAGGCCgactgggcagcagcagctggtatgGAGCCATTGGCCGGACTGGGAGGGATCcagactggctgggggggcagccccccactacccCACTGCTCTTCTCCCAGGTCACTGTGCAGGCCAGCCACCATCACAGCCTCTACTCCACCCCGCAGACCTAG